The following are encoded in a window of Scophthalmus maximus strain ysfricsl-2021 chromosome 2, ASM2237912v1, whole genome shotgun sequence genomic DNA:
- the LOC118300073 gene encoding uncharacterized protein LOC118300073 has protein sequence MFFIQRCNFNMTTSPKFVFYLTCLLFWKMAKMNNIILSTTGHRDSGFISVHAGDHFTLQCLYVSNATMYYWYKQTLGQKPQLISTYYRFSDGSTFYSEFEDNPRFKQETIDSLTQLKISHVQLSDSATYYCARGNSFILEFMEGVTVSVKGSGLNIQARVHQLASETVQPGGSVTLSCTVQNGTCDGEHSVYWFKNSEEPHPGLIYTHGDRDDQCERKPNTQTHSCTYNLSMKSLDLSHAGTYYCAVASCGHVLFGNGTKLDFDNKVDCHTVSVYFISGALIFTTILSVLLAFLLHKRNCRICSESCAVISAPPTTNTEVYRDADDLHYAGLSVNLSNRSRRQRDNAMDECVYSSVRQ, from the exons ATGTTTTTCATTCAACGCTGCAATTTCAACATGACGACATCTCCAAAGTTCGTTTTCTATCTGACGTGTTTGCTCTTCTGGAAAATGG CTAAGATGAATAACATCATTCTGTCCACAACTGGTCATCGAGACAGTGGATTTATATCAGTTCATGCTGGTGACCACTTCACTTTGCAGTGTCTTTATGTTAGTAATGCTACAATGTATTACTGGTACAAGCAAACACTGGGACAGAAGCCACAACTTATCTCTACGTACTACAGGTTTTCTGATGGAAGCACTTTTTATAGTGAATTTGAAGACAATCCACGCTTCAAACAGGAAACTATTGACAGTTTGACTCAGCTTAAGATTTCACACGTACAACTTTCAGACTCAGCTACTTACTACTGTGCAAGAGGTAATTCATTTATATTAGAATTCATGGAGGGCGTCACTGTCAGTGTAAAGGGTTCAGGGTTGAACATCCAGGCTCGGGTCCATCAGTTGGCATCTGAGACCGTCCAGCCAGGAGGCTCTGTGACCCTCAGCTGCACAGTTCAAAACGGGACCTGTGATGGAGAACACAGCGTTTACTGGTTCAAGAACTCTGAAGAGCCTCACCCAGGACTCATTTACACCCATGGAGACAGGGATGATCAGTGTGAGAGGaaacccaacacacaaacacacagctgcaccTACAACTTGTCCATGAAGAGCCTAGACCTCTCTCATGCTGGGACCTACTACTGTGCCGTCGCCTCATGTGGACACGTGCTGTTTGGAAACGGGACCAAGCTGGACTTTGACA ACAAGGTGGACTGTCACACGGTCTCTGTGTATTTCATCAGTGGAGCTTTGATATTCACCACCATCCTGAGTGTCTTGCTGGCTTTCTTACTTCACAAGAGAAACTGTCGCATATGTTCAG AGTCTTGTGCAGTGATATCAGCTCCCCCCACAACAAATACAGAG GTTTACCGAGATGCAGATGACCTCCATTATGCTGGATTAAGTGTTAACCTGTCCAACAGATCAAGACGACAGAGAGATAATGCAATGGATGAATGTGTCTACTCCAGTGTTAGACAGTAG
- the LOC118300054 gene encoding LOW QUALITY PROTEIN: uncharacterized protein LOC118300054 (The sequence of the model RefSeq protein was modified relative to this genomic sequence to represent the inferred CDS: substituted 3 bases at 3 genomic stop codons) yields the protein MTKSPKFVFYLTCLLSGQIDELSXMNNLILSTTVHQDSGFILVNVGDNXTLGFFYVSNIRMYYXFKQTLGQEPQFICTTYKFSKGTSHGEFKDNPRFTLETNDSLTQLKISDVQLSDSANNYCSRRHSFTLEFMESVTVSVKGSGLNIQARVHQLASETVQPGVSATLSCTVQNGTRDGEHSVYWFKNSEEPHPGLIFTHGYSVKNIE from the exons ATGACGAAGTCTCCAAAGTTCGTTTTCTATCTGACGTGTTTGCTCTCGGGGCAAATAGAtgagttgt CTTAGATGAATAACTTAATTCTGTCCACAACTGTTCATCAAGACAGTGGATTTATATTAGTTAATGTTGGTGACAACTAAACTTTGGGGTTTTTCTATGTCAGTAATATTAGAATGTATTACtgattcaaacaaacactgggACAGGAGCCACAATTCATCTGTACGACCTACAAGTTTTCTAAAGGCACTTCTCATGGTGAATTTAAGGACAATCCACGCTTCACATTGGAAACTAATGACAGTTTGACTCAGCTAAAAATTTCAGATGTACAACTTTCAGACTCAGCTAATAATTACTGTTCAAGACGTCACTCATTTACATTAGAATTCATGGAGAGTGTCACTGTCAGTGTAAAGGGTTCAGGGTTGAACATCCAGGCTCGGGTCCATCAGTTGGCATCTGAGACCGTCCAGCCAGGAGTCTCTGCGACCCTCAGCTGCACAGTTCAAAACGGGACCCGCGATGGAGAACACAGCGTTTACTGGTTCAAGAACTCTGAAGAGCCTCACCCAGGACTCATTTTCACCCATGGATACAGCGTAAAAAATATTGagtaa
- the LOC118300083 gene encoding uncharacterized protein LOC118300083, with amino-acid sequence MTTSPKLVFYLTCLLLGKMAQMNNFILSSTGHRDRGFILVDVGESFTLQCLYVSDDTKYYWFKQTLGQKPQLISTYYKFSNGSTFHGEFKDNQRLTQETFHLKISHVQLSDSATYYCARGNSFILEFMEGVTVSVKGSGWNIQARVHQSASEIVQPGGSVTLSCTVQNGTCDGDHSVYWFKDSEEPHPGLIYTHRDRHDHCERKPNTQTHSCTYNLSMKSLDLSHAGTYYCAVASCGHVLFGNGTKLDFDDCHRVSMYFISGALIFTTILSVSLAFLLHKRSCCRCSESCAVISPPSTTNTEVYRDADDLHYAAFSVNLPNRSRRQRDNAMDECVYSSVRQ; translated from the exons ATGACGACGTCTCCCAAATTAGTTTTCTATCTGACGTGTTTGCTCTTGGGGAAAATGG CTCAGATGAATAACTTCATTCTGTCCTCAACTGGTCATCGAGACAGGGGATTTATATTAGTTGATGTTGGTGAAAGCTTCACTTTGCAGTGTCTCTATGTCAGTGATGATACAAAGTATTACTGGTTCAAGCAAACACTGGGACAGAAACCACAACTTATCTCCACATACTACAAGTTTTCTAATGGAAGCACTTTTCATGGTGAATTTAAGGACAATCAACGTCTCACACAGGAAACTTTTCACCTAAAAATTTCACATGTACAACTTTCAGACTCAGCTACTTACTACTGTGCAAGAGGTAACTCATTTATATTAGAATTCATGGAGGGTGTCACTGTCAGTGTAAAGGGTTCAGGGTGGAACATCCAGGCTCGGGTCCATCAGTCGGCATCTGAGATCGTCCAGCCAGGAGGCTCTGTGACCCTCAGCTGCACAGTTCAAAATGGGACCTGTGACGGAGACCACAGCGTTTACTGGTTCAAGGACTCTGAAGAGCCTCACCCAGGATTAATTTACACCCATAGAGACAGGCATGATCATTGTGAGAGGaaacccaacacacaaacacacagctgcaccTACAACTTGTCAATGAAGAGCCTGGACCTCTCTCATGCTGGGACCTATTACTGTGCCGTCGCCTCATGTGGACACGTCCTGTTTGGAAACGGAACCAAGCTGGACTTTGACG ACTGTCACAGGGTCTCCATGTATTTCATCAGTGGAGCTTTGATATTCACCACCATCCTGAGTGTTTCGCTGGCTTTCTTACTTCAcaagagaagctgctgcagatgttcaG AGTCTTGTGCAGTGATATCACCTCCCTCCACAACAAATACAGAG GTTTACCGAGATGCAGATGACCTCCATTATGCTGCTTTTAGTGTTAACCTGCCCAACAGATCAAGACGACAGAGAGATAATGCAATGGATGAATGTGTCTACTCCAGTGTTAGACAGTAG
- the LOC118300055 gene encoding uncharacterized protein LOC118300055 — protein MTKSPKFVFYLTCLLLGQMDELCMNNLILSTTVHKDSGFILVNVGDNFTLECFYVSNTRMYYWYKQTLGQEPQLIPTTYKFSKGTSHGEFKDNPRFTLETNDSLTQLKISDVQLSDSATNYCSRRHSFTLEFMEGVTVSVKGSGLNIQARVHQLASETVQPGGSVILSSTVQNGTCNGEHNVYWFKNSEEPHPGLIYNHGYRNDQCERKPNTQTHSCTYNLSMKSLNFSHAGTYYCAVASCGHVMRDTISPVADKVDCHTVSVYFMRRALIFTTILSVLLAFLLYKRNCCRCSA, from the exons ATGACGAAGTCTCCAAAGTTCGTTTTCTATCTGACGTGTTTGCTCTTGGGGCAAATGGAtgagttgtgt ATGAATAACTTAATTCTGTCCACAACTGTTCATAAAGACAGTGGATTTATATTAGTTAATGTTGGTGACAACTTCACTCTGGAGTGTTTCTATGTCAGTAATACTAGAATGTATTACTGGTACAAGCAAACACTGGGACAGGAGCCACAACTCATCCCAACGACCTACAAGTTTTCTAAAGGCACTTCTCATGGTGAATTTAAGGACAATCCACGCTTCACATTGGAAACTAATGACAGTTTGACTCAGCTAAAAATTTCAGATGTACAACTTTCAGACTCAGCTACTAATTACTGTTCAAGACGTCACTCATTTACATTAGAATTCATGGAGGGTGTCACTGTCAGTGTAAAGGGTTCAGGGTTGAACATCCAGGCTCGGGTCCATCAGTTGGCATCTGAGACCGTCCAGCCAGGAGGCTCTGTGATCCTCAGCTCCACAGTTCAAAATGGGACCTGTAACGGGGAACACAACGTTTACTGGTTCAAGAACTCTGAAGAGCCTCACCCAGGACTCATTTACAACCATGGATACAGGAATGATCAATGTGAGAGGaaacccaacacacaaacacacagctgcaccTACAACTTGTCCATGAAGAGCCTGAACTTCTCTCATGCTGGGACCTACTACTGTGCCGTCGCCTCATGTGGACACGTCATGAG agacacaATTTCTCCTGTTGCAGACAAGGTGGACTGTCACACAGTCTCTGTGTATTTCATGAGGAGAGCTTTGATATTCACCACCATCCTGAGTGTCTTGCTGGCTTTCTTACTTTACAAGAGAAACTGCTGCAGATGTTCAG CCTGA